The Micropterus dolomieu isolate WLL.071019.BEF.003 ecotype Adirondacks linkage group LG23, ASM2129224v1, whole genome shotgun sequence DNA window GGTTTGTTACTCACCATTTTGTTCCCACTATAGTTTAGCATTGCCGGCATTGCATTTATGTATCATGGTAAAGTTGACACATACAAGTATATGGTACAAACCAATCTTAGTTTGCTATAATGcattagtatttaaaaacaGTGTTATTGTTGCTGGAAACAGTGTTACATTGGTCTCGTCCCTCTTTACAACCATTTGCAAGCCACCTAATTAGTGTTCACGAGGTAACCGGAGTATAGTGATTGCTCTGCCTACGTTAGGTTAAAGGTTAAAGGGCACATTCTGATGTTGGAAATTGAAATTTAGCAAAGCAGAGCCAAACTCCTCCAGTAACagatcattttatattttattttatattgacaaTGCTCAGTAggcttgtgtgtgttcataaaaACTGTGTAATAGCATGTGTATTCAATGTGGGAACAGCTCCTAAGAAACAATACACCTACAGAAAATGTCAATCATGGCATCTGAATGGCAcaagaaatgtctgttttaccagttacacattaaaatgcaataaaatgagTGTTTTAGGGTGGATTTTATCGTTAAAGCATCTGTGGATGACAATAAATGTCATAAAAACACTGCTGGAAGACATAAATAAAATCCCTTATTCTTTCTCCTCTCATCTTCTGTATCAGGCTCAGGGGATCTTTCTTTCCTCCTTGAAAGGGTGCTTATTTTGTTCTTTCCCACTCCTGCATTTGAAGTCAGCCATGTTGGCACTGaatagtgtttttaaaaaggaccATAAAATAATAGGCCAACAGACTCTgataacaaaaagtaaaagaaaatcaaattaTAAGGAATGAAAGAATGTTTACAGTATTTTGCCTGTaaggtgtgtgtatatatagtcaATTCTATCAtaatattttccacttttagtacaaaaaaaaagaagacttaGTTTGTAGTGTAGGATGTAATAAGTTGGTGAAATTGTCTTTGCGAAGAGGACCATCTTTCTCCACAAGATGGAGTCATGAGGAAAAGTCTTTGTTTCACTCCAAGGTTCACAGTCTAGCGTTACAAAAGCTCACTGATTCATGATTCTGTGAGAGAGTGTTTTGTCTCCTGCGTGCAATCGATTTTTTCCCTGCTGTACACCGATAACACAGGAAGGGAAAAGTAGGTAGACTCTGCTGTGCATGTGTGGTGCAGACTCGAATACTGGGATGGAGGTGTGTATAAACTAAGGTTTGACCGATATCAGTTACAGGCGCCCAATACTGTCCATTTTGGATTGAAACTCTCAAACTGACATTTAGcacatatttaaacaattttcATCCCTGTTCTACTGAATGTCTTACACAGCTCATTTGTTCAATTCAAAactgaataaattattttaggGTTAGTAGCCTCTCTTGAGATGCTGTGTGCAGTCACcgcatccaatagttgttgatcAAGAAACGGCTTCATTTAGTTTGGaccaaagaaaaaacatttttgtattttggtgCTGGTCCATTTCCTGTTCACGTTGACTTCTTACAAaagcaaaatgtaaacaataagtAATATCAACTAACAgacactgtgattggacagttttAGTAACTCTCATCAGCACTACATATGCCCAAGAACGGAAATCAAATTTCACTGACTAACAGAAAGTCAGGCAgcacttcactgtgtgtgtcttatTTGGTGATACTGATACTGGTGATAATTAAGAAGTAAATGGTTATAAGCATCATTAGTTGAGACTGCACTTAGACTGTGCGTGTTATAAATAATGCCTAATAGGTAGAGACAGGGTGTAAAACAGGTCCCATCTTGTGCTGCAACATTATTGTGGGATAGCTAATGTGTGGTTActtgtgtattcctttaaaatgtaACATACTAATATTAAGCCAATAAATGCTGCTATTCGTCTGAATACACATAATGTTTCTTAAGCTTTACAAATCTATATTGTTTGAGAATTGTTATGAGCCTGCAGTCAAAGAGGAAGCCGACAGTGGCAGTGTGTAATGTTGACTTAAAAAAAGCTAATAGGCGAACCAATATCAGTCTGACCTTAGTGTAAACTcctcaaaatgtaattaaaatcaCCTAAACCGTCTTGCATTGGCAGGGTCAGGAGTGCCTGACCAGTTTAGCGCATAGGTTCATATCTTGTGTGCTTGTATAAATCTTTCTCTTtccaaacataacaaaatgacCGAAGGAGAAGGGGTGAGCTGGACACTGTCGAGGTGATGGGAGTGCGTGTGTTTCTCAGCTCTCGTCATCAGGATTCTGCTGTTCCAACAGTCGAACGTGGGTGAAGGGGAAGTGGCCTCGTTTTCCCTTGCACTCACCCTCCCATTGGCCATTCACGTTGATCTTGGTCACTTTTACCATGTCTCCCACCTgttaatgacaaaacaaaagcataaaTGCAGGGATAAACACCGACTGCACTTTCTTCTCCTTGTTAACTGGCAGGATCAGTTCTTGCATGTCGAACCTATCAATACAAGCTCAATGTCTGACTCAAATTCTTTCAAGCCTGCATGAAGAACAGCATAGACATAAAATGTACTGACCCGCCTTCATCATTACAACTGCAGAACAGCAGACCCGCAAACAGACACCCTAGTTTGATTGATATACAGCAATGTCAATTTCTGTTTGGGGAGGGTATTTTGTTTTGCCCTCATCAATCAGTTTCAGTGACACATCCGTCCCAGCGGCGTCATGTTCAGTCAAGAGAGAAGCCATGGTTGAAATTAGAAGGAGCAACTGACATTTTCGCTATTTTTCATAGATAAAGTGGACCAACAACGAGGTGCAagtgttactgaaagtaacacaggAGTCCAAAGcgactgtggcggcggaaaacagactggacgttgtcgcaaagtaaatacgacatcatgcacagtacaagtgtaggctataagtgttacttgcacagtacaaaatattttactgaAAATTCCTAAACTAAAGCACTGTCCGTAGCATTATGTTTTGCATGACTTATTTCATATAAGCCAGACGTGAgccactgcatcatcatttttGAAGTCCTCCATCTTTGCCTGTCCTAGAGTTTTAAAGCGATAacagggtcagcagcgttttcaaacttctccattttaggtcttcgGATTCACGGTTTTATtttggacgggaggtgcaaacgtagaaAAAGCTCATCATTGGTCATCAAGGTAACGGAAGTAATTTCCCCATTACggttatttcagtttttaatcCTATCAATATTTTCCACatagtgtgtgtttctgtacttTTTCCTTAAAAACATAATACCGCGTGTGAAGTCATGTGACTTTGCCCCAtccagtcctgctcagcttccacaCCAGAGTCTGAAGCACAGGGAGATGTTAGCCAGCACTAACCACCTTCACTTTCCAACAGGGAAACAGACTCTTATTAACAGAACTGTGACCTACACTATACATtttctgccagactgacaacctACTCGGTCGCTTTCACCGCCACTTTAATGCCCGATTGCTCTCTCACCCATAATTAGAAAAAGTTCTAATTGGTCGATTATTTCTCTAACTGCGAGAACCAGCCATGAATAATGGGCACAACACCACAGCTATCTGAAGATAGTAGTTGTTAATGGCATTAATTCAGATGTCTGGATGAGGCTATAAGATCCAAATCAGTTGTTAGTCAAATCCTAATTGCAGTGCCCATTTTACATGTGTTGGTGGTCTGTCTGCTATGATGGTTTAATTGTGAATTTTTgtgttaaaaactaaaaatcagGTGATGTGGATGCACAGAAGTAAAATACAGGAAGTCACAGGATGTTGTAATTCCAGGTTATAAACTGCTCTGCAGGCAATGAACTTTAAATAGGACTTGATTTCAAAATAACATCATGTAAATCACAAAGTAATAGTCCTTATCTACAATTAGAGCTCTGTGTTCTGCACAGTCAACCTTGACTTCACACACTGTTTCCCTACACTTAGCAGGCTGCACAAATATATTGTAGTCTATTTAACAGTGGCAGCGGTTCATAAACAGTGTAATGCCATCTAGTCTGCTCTATCTCATACAGAAGCAAACATATAAACCATCTTCCACTCTtggtattttaaacaaaatggtGGCCTCTGTGTTTCTTGAGAGGACTCGAACTGGGCTGCACAGACAACACCAGGAGCCCCGAAAAGCTGCTCAGGCCAATCTGCATGAATATCCACAAGGTCTTTGAGTTCTGAGTTTGCAGGCTAGGCTCATTAACCATCAGCTTGTTGACAGCCAGCTTGTCACAGTAAACAGTATATGTGATGTGAAGGCACTGTGTTATTAAACTCCACCattgtttgcattttatttactaATCTGACTAAACGCTGTTCCaagaaaacaagtaaaaacaacgTGCCTTGTTTCACTAGGCTCCAGTGGTAATGAACATACAATGTAACATTGACATTAATCCAGTGGGCCACAATGTTTACATAAAAACAGGCCAATGTGAAGgatctttgtctgtctctctatagAGCCATCTCCACCGTGAGTGTCTTCATGTGTGCTGTCAGCTTGCATTTGTAAAGATATTTTGTGTGTATGCTCACATGCATGAGTAAGCCATTAACAAGAAGGACAATCTAAGCTGCCTCTGCTGAGACAcgaaaaagaaaacagggagCCAAAAGAGCTTAACAGTGGAAAAAAGGACAGCCTGGGAGAAAATGAATGGTGGGTGGAATTGCTACCTCCAGAGCGAGCGCCGTCTTGTCGTAGGCGTTGGGCACCCTCTTCTGAATGGCCCGGGCATAGACAGGCCCATTCTGTAGGTTAGGGAGCTGGGCATTGACCACAGGCTGAGCATACTGGCCTGGGTCTCCCAGAGGGTTGGCCTGAGGGGCCCCTGTTCCATCTGTGCTGCCCGTTACCCCACCAACTTGCCCCCCCTGTCCAGGACCAAGGCCAGCAGTGGGCGAGGCAGGCCTGTACTTCTCCACGTAGGGCACGGGGATCATTCCGGCTCGGCCCTCCTGGTTAGCAGCGTTCCACCACTGCTCCTCAGGCTTCTCCAGCACCCGCAAGATGTCACCCTTGCGGAAGGGGAGGTCCTCCTCATCGTTGCCAGGGAAGTCAAACAGCGCCCGTACAAACTCCGCCTCCTCGGGCTGCTGTGGGACACCAACAGAGGAACTGATGAATCCCGTGTGCTTGGCCTTGCTAATAGGCTCTATGAGTGTGGTGGTGTCCAGGTAATGGATCTTATAAAATTCCAGCAGGGCCGGCAGCGCCTCAAACTCCTGATCCCCAATCCGAAACCGTGGAGAGGCCAAACCTGGCAGAGGAAAGGTGACTTTGTTAGTTTGCTGAAGGTAAAACATAGAAACAAACCCAtctaacacataaataaaaagtcatgtCCCACAATGGATCAACAAGGGCAACACATACTGGCAGCACTGACCAGCTTGCTCTAACTTACTCTGCATTCACACAGCAAGCAAGGAGATTAACTATTTACTGAAAAGTCCAACCATATCCTTTATCAGtgatcacgataaaaagtttcatatctttcaatatcgataattatcacgataagcatcaaatcgttatttctttcgagtttaaaggcagatttttgctcctgagtgaaagctgaagaaacctgatggttaattgtggtttaaacttttctttacgtGCAACACTTGAGgctaaacagtggatcacttcacaaatctaaggtggaacattcaaaacaataatgataaaatctttgtcaacaaatatgcgcGAGTAACATTAAGTAAAAGCTTCACTCCTCTttccacaacaaaataaacatcttaatttaaaaaataaagtcctAATTCATGTATAattcaagtaaataaaatcaaacatttattgaacatttgttattgaaaaacattatattgcgataattattgtcgTCCAGCCCAAATCAAGGCATTTCATCACATTAATGCAAAAATTCAGTAAATCCAATATTGCCATAAAGAAATCCTGCTCACTGATTTGCAACATTGCCCACAATGTCCTAATACAACCAGGGATATTAAGGATTGAAAATACAGACAGTTAGCTCGCTAGAAACAAGATGGCAAAATCTCAACAGGTTgacaaatacatacagtagTATCAATCAATCCTAACAAATTGTATAACAAAATATAGTTGCATGAGCCCACATCATTTTGTGTAAAcgctgatttttttttagccAACATGTTCAGGCAAATTGATTCGAGTCAGTTTGAGTAGCATTTAGGCAGAGAAAGGCAGTTGCACTACTAGCTTCTGCAAAAAGCTATTTTAATGCCACTGGTGTGCACATCATACTCGCTTCAAATAACAGCCCCAAAATAGGTACCGTTCCTACACATCAGCCACTCACTTGTGATCCCAAAAGAAATTTGATCACTATTAACTATTACTAACCATAAAATGTGTGTCATACTTCCAAATGATTTGGATAATATAGTTACCAAAATGGCCCCAAACCGATGAGTTACTACACAGATAAAAAAGGACCCACTGCCAAGGAAGCCTAGAAAGGACAAGCACAACGGCAGCAGACCTGTAAGCAGGCCTATGTATGTGCAACAGGGCAGGATCACAGAAATTCCTGAAACACCAATCTGGCCAGTCATCCTCCAGTTGTGACAGCCCAGCCTGCCCAGTTCATTCAATccctgcagcagcagccaaCAGCTGCCCAGCCCACCTCACTAACGTTACTGCTGGGCGCCGAGCTACCGTCCTGCTCCCTACACAAGGAGAAAACACGCAAACAAACAATCTTCATAAGTTATTAAGTACGGTGGTTGGATTAATAAAGCGTGAATGCTTATTCATAGCTAGCCAGCTAATCGGTAAAGTAACACCAAACTCAATTTAAAAAGTAGCCCAACAGTTACTTAACTTTAAGCTGCTCATCCATATAGTAACTTATTCAATTTGTACAACATTAGCGTTACTTTGATATGATTTCCAACATATAATTTCAGGGTAAAGTGTCTTAACACGTTAGACTGACTTCTGTTCTAcctacagtaacgttagctaggcAGTTAGCTTAAGCTACACGGTCCAAAAGAACTTACGTTGGGCGGTAGCGAGTAGGGTACAGCTCATCTTAAGTTCTCTTTTTAGTTCTAAAAAATGAATATTAGCATAGTGTATATATGCCGACATTGAGAGTACCCtccaaaaacacagcaaatattTAAACTTATGTGATAAAGGGCTGGTATATTTCAAGATTTACCAAGTTCCACTTAAATGAGCAAATTCATAAAGGACGTTTGGCGTAGCTTGACGAGCGAGTGGGACGTAACTGGGGCTAAATCACAGTTatccaaaatgaaaatgtaaatacatattGTCACATTAGTATCGGGGGAACCTGTAGCAGGCTCAGTCAAGTAACGTTACCTATCTATGTAATCAACAATTaaacgttaacgttacctgagCCAGATTGCCGGTTGTTACTGATGCTGTTGATTATATAATGGGACACTTTGGAGTTCTCTGAAACGGACAGCACGTAGTCACCAGGGCTGGTAATTGAATCCCTCGCCAGGAAAACGCCATGTCTCTGTCCCTGTAAAAGAGAAACTGCTTCCTGGCGGCTGAGTCTTCCCCAGTACCAGCTAGCACGGTCTTCGGCATCAAAATTACCGGCCATGGCTGTGAAATCCTGTCCGAGGCTTGAGGCCTTTCCCCTTCGCCTCTCCCTATCCGCAACTCATACAAAAACTTTGATTGACTAACGGTTTCCCTTAAAAACAAAGGTATACTACCGCAATTTTACCAACTTCCACCAATAGTAGCAAGGCGTTTAAGTTGACGGAACTTCTGTTACACCGCAAACTCCAACACTTAACAACTTAAGCGTTAAAATGATTTTTCAAAAACTAATGTGTAACAAGAAACTCCGTGACTGAAATGGCGGATCTGGGGAAAAGTTGACCTCATCTACCGGAAGGGATGCCTGGTCACTGGGAAGCGTTGCATTCACGCCCCATAAAAAACACTGTAGATACGACTTAACAACTCTTCTACTTCTTTTAGACCATAACACTTTACACTCCTGCCGCCCATTGTTTATTGAGCGTGTCGTTTATCCCGTCGTTTACaaattgaaaatattaaaactaaaaGGTTTGATTTAGAACAACATAGTAGCTTAATATATTCTAACTGGTTTGAAGTCTTAAACGCACCATAATTAAACTTTTCTGCAGACGTTGGTTGCTCAGCTTATAAACAGTTCACAAACAAGCATTTTGTGAGTTTAACTTTTTATcctataaaaatacattgtaaTGCCAAATAATGATCTCAAAATGGGGTTTAAAGATTTAAGATTTATCAAAGATTATAAAAGAAAAGGTTTGTAaaaattaaattgtattttatgtcACTGGCCTTTTGCTGTACATTTATTCTACCAGCAGATGGCAATGCACACTACGATTAGGAATGGACCTCCATATAATGAAATAGTTTTGACACGGTTGGCAGGAAAATATACAATTTTAAACGAGTCTTATTTGCCATTGCGACCAAATGCTATGtatgaaaaataattttttttatcatgggTTCCCCGACTAAACGTGTCATGAATGTGGACCCCTGGATACCTGGTTGATAGTTTATTGTTGGTTGATCATGGACGATACATGGCCTGGTTTCCCACACCATCCCCCTCATTATACATACTAACATGGACAGAGACATTTACAGTAGATTTAGATAGATGTTTGGGGAGTAACGAGCATGAAatttcattcttgacctttAGAGTAGTTTGATATAAAAATCTTAACTTGAGGTCAAGGTCGTACTTACTAGCTTTTTATCTGAGCTAACAACCACATTTCATGGTATTTCTCAGCTGATAGAGAGTTGGCTCAGATATGTCTGATGCAGCGAGGTGACGTATTCTTCCTTGTTAACAGTGAATtgtttaataatgtaaaatacCTGCAACCTCTATTAATTTCATGCCAACTATTATCACTGACATCAATCCTAAATCTCACTTGAATGATGTGAATTTGGCTTCTGATGATCATATTTTGTGCCATTGATACACCGAGACACTCCTCCATGCATATTTTTAATAGTTAAATTATTTACAGACTTGCACTCCACCTCTTGACcttatttgtctttttgtctctcttaaTCTTCCTCCCTTTTGTAaatacagcaacattaaagccacacacattacatttcaaaagaaaTTTTAAGAATCAGTGTCGATGCACTATAAATTCTTGAGAATATGGGgtgaatacacacatacagtataaaactgatcaacaT harbors:
- the LOC123963103 gene encoding adapter molecule crk-like yields the protein MAGNFDAEDRASWYWGRLSRQEAVSLLQGQRHGVFLARDSITSPGDYVLSVSENSKVSHYIINSISNNRQSGSGLASPRFRIGDQEFEALPALLEFYKIHYLDTTTLIEPISKAKHTGFISSSVGVPQQPEEAEFVRALFDFPGNDEEDLPFRKGDILRVLEKPEEQWWNAANQEGRAGMIPVPYVEKYRPASPTAGLGPGQGGQVGGVTGSTDGTGAPQANPLGDPGQYAQPVVNAQLPNLQNGPVYARAIQKRVPNAYDKTALALEVGDMVKVTKINVNGQWEGECKGKRGHFPFTHVRLLEQQNPDDES